Proteins encoded in a region of the Flavobacteriaceae bacterium HL-DH10 genome:
- a CDS encoding AraC family transcriptional regulator, translating into MKAKFEKVPESTDSSFISFLYEKENFEAPWHFHPEYELTYIIKGKGIRYVGNSVQNFEEGDFVLLGSNVPHCWKDTNSDSKSVKSIVFQFNDTFLGQGWMEKSEFRYIKKLLEKSSRGIKFNVEASKKFSKKLINILNKSSLEKLLSFVKLLESLSAIKSHEFLITDGFVPNLNHKTNERIHRVYNYVHSNYYKKIKLGHVSSSVAMSNEAFCRFFKKSLNKSFFTFVNEYRINRACELLIETNKQVSQIAYECGYESLPFFYRQFQKFIKTSPLEFKNRHIASKA; encoded by the coding sequence TTGAAAGCAAAATTTGAAAAAGTCCCAGAATCAACCGATAGTTCCTTTATTTCTTTTTTATACGAAAAGGAAAATTTTGAGGCACCTTGGCATTTTCATCCTGAATATGAACTTACTTATATAATTAAAGGGAAAGGTATTCGGTATGTTGGCAATAGTGTACAAAATTTTGAAGAAGGCGATTTTGTGTTATTGGGCAGCAACGTTCCACATTGCTGGAAAGACACGAATTCGGACTCTAAATCAGTAAAATCCATAGTTTTTCAATTTAATGATACGTTTTTGGGACAGGGCTGGATGGAAAAAAGTGAGTTTAGGTACATAAAAAAACTATTGGAAAAATCGTCAAGAGGCATTAAATTCAATGTTGAGGCTTCAAAAAAATTTTCAAAAAAGTTAATTAATATTTTGAACAAATCGTCGTTAGAAAAACTTTTAAGCTTTGTTAAATTATTAGAATCCCTTTCAGCAATAAAATCTCATGAATTTTTGATAACAGATGGTTTTGTGCCTAATTTAAACCATAAAACAAACGAAAGAATACACCGTGTTTACAATTATGTGCATTCAAATTATTATAAAAAAATAAAACTTGGTCATGTTTCTTCCAGCGTTGCCATGAGTAATGAGGCTTTTTGTAGGTTCTTTAAGAAATCCTTGAACAAATCGTTTTTTACGTTTGTGAATGAATATAGAATCAATCGGGCTTGCGAATTACTAATTGAAACCAATAAACAAGTGTCGCAAATAGCCTATGAATGTGGCTATGAAAGCCTACCCTTTTTTTACCGCCAGTTTCAAAAATTCATAAAAACATCGCCTTTAGAGTTTAAAAACAGACATATAGCATCAAAAGCATAA
- a CDS encoding Zn-dependent alcohol dehydrogenase, producing the protein MGLTCKAAIAKGDGTFSIDTIEVQNPKPDEVLIAVKAAGLCHTDHDSLYWGKLIIIGHEGAGIVTAIGKDVKSVKIGDAVILNWATPCGTCFQCERENEHICENNSPVVAGANGYTEGHAHIEGTTLNGTPIERSFNIGTLSEYTMVKESAVVKNPIQDMSFSAASIVSCGVMTGFGSAVNTAQVTENSSAVVLGTGGVGLNVIQGIKVSKASKIIAIDINQTRLDMAMKFGATHTILADKNDKGLYKAAEKVKAMTNGRGADYAFECTAIPALGAAPLAMIRNAGTAVQVSGIEEEVLIDMSLFEWDKKYINPLYGKCNPQKDFPKIIEHYRNGDIMLDEMITRTYPLENLQQAFDDMLSGKNAKGVIVFE; encoded by the coding sequence ATGGGTTTAACATGCAAAGCAGCTATAGCCAAAGGAGATGGAACGTTTTCTATTGATACCATTGAAGTTCAAAACCCGAAACCTGATGAGGTTTTAATTGCTGTAAAAGCCGCTGGTTTATGCCATACCGATCACGACTCTTTGTATTGGGGGAAACTCATAATTATTGGGCATGAGGGTGCTGGTATAGTAACAGCCATTGGAAAAGATGTGAAAAGTGTCAAAATTGGCGATGCCGTTATTTTGAATTGGGCAACACCATGCGGCACTTGCTTTCAATGTGAACGGGAGAACGAGCATATTTGCGAAAATAATTCCCCTGTGGTTGCGGGTGCAAATGGTTATACCGAAGGTCATGCACATATAGAAGGTACTACCTTAAACGGTACGCCCATTGAGCGTTCTTTTAATATAGGTACCCTTTCTGAATATACAATGGTAAAAGAATCGGCAGTTGTTAAAAACCCCATTCAAGATATGTCCTTTAGTGCCGCGAGTATCGTGAGTTGTGGGGTGATGACGGGGTTTGGTTCTGCGGTAAACACAGCTCAAGTCACAGAAAATTCATCGGCAGTTGTTTTAGGAACGGGGGGTGTTGGTTTGAATGTGATTCAAGGCATAAAAGTATCAAAAGCTTCCAAAATCATTGCCATAGATATCAATCAAACACGATTGGATATGGCGATGAAATTTGGAGCAACACATACTATTTTGGCTGATAAAAATGATAAAGGCTTATATAAAGCCGCCGAAAAAGTAAAAGCTATGACCAACGGGCGAGGTGCCGATTATGCTTTTGAGTGTACTGCTATTCCTGCTTTAGGAGCAGCACCTTTAGCTATGATTAGAAATGCGGGAACCGCAGTACAGGTAAGTGGAATTGAAGAGGAAGTCCTGATTGATATGTCTTTGTTTGAATGGGATAAAAAATACATCAACCCATTATACGGTAAGTGTAATCCTCAAAAAGATTTTCCTAAAATAATTGAACATTATAGAAATGGAGATATTATGCTGGATGAAATGATTACAAGAACCTATCCCTTAGAAAATTTACAACAGGCATTTGATGATATGTTATCTGGTAAAAATGCTAAAGGCGTTATTGTTTTTGAATAA
- a CDS encoding alpha/beta hydrolase-fold protein: protein MKNRGDITVFVPPGEGLSNLPIVILLHGVYGSHWIWSEKTGIHLKMKSWIEAGNIDPMIIAMPSDGLWGDGSGYLPLENLDFETWIVEDVPNAVVELIPQASDTSKLFIAGLSMGGFGALRLGVKYNDTFSGVSGLSSITTIEDMALFTDENLSAYHQNEIENESVYATILKHKNKLPSFRFDCGKDDLLIEGNRKLHQQLTDLNIEHTYKENPGKHEWIYWETHIKETIQFFNAILNTK, encoded by the coding sequence TTGAAAAACCGGGGCGATATTACGGTGTTTGTACCGCCTGGAGAGGGTTTGTCCAATTTGCCCATCGTCATTTTATTACACGGTGTTTACGGAAGTCATTGGATATGGTCCGAAAAAACTGGCATTCATTTAAAAATGAAAAGCTGGATAGAAGCAGGGAACATAGATCCCATGATCATTGCCATGCCGTCCGATGGCCTTTGGGGAGATGGTAGTGGCTATCTGCCTCTTGAAAATTTAGATTTTGAAACATGGATTGTTGAAGATGTACCCAATGCGGTTGTGGAATTGATTCCGCAGGCCAGTGATACATCAAAATTGTTTATTGCTGGTTTGTCCATGGGCGGGTTTGGTGCGCTGCGATTGGGCGTCAAATATAACGATACATTTTCAGGGGTTTCTGGTTTGTCGTCTATCACAACTATAGAAGATATGGCATTATTTACAGATGAAAACCTGTCTGCATATCATCAAAATGAAATAGAAAACGAATCGGTTTACGCCACTATTTTGAAACATAAAAACAAATTGCCCTCTTTTAGGTTCGATTGCGGTAAAGATGACCTTCTTATTGAAGGCAATAGAAAATTGCACCAACAGTTAACCGATTTGAACATTGAACACACCTATAAAGAAAATCCAGGAAAACACGAGTGGATATATTGGGAAACCCATATTAAAGAAACCATTCAGTTTTTTAACGCTATTTTAAACACTAAATAA
- a CDS encoding cytochrome P450, translated as MKKSALPDPFETARNTKGYGEMNDQNDPVTMILGHKDVRKCAHNWKTFQSGATPGRIVVPSEVNIRDTRQIPFEVDPPEHKGYRAIVEPWFKRPLEADYTAALTKQINAIVDEVLTKDAVEVVEGFSLRLQSRALTLLLNTPYEEAETWISWGTHVFRSEGNALDGEKANILYDYIDENISKAIENPGNDLYSMLLKATLDGKKLTREEIKGVVVLTFSGGRDTIVNAVTNAIAYFAEHPKSLLKLKNEPEIACKAVEELIRYFSPLTHMGRVVTGDTEVCEHAVKADSRISLCWASANRDARVFENPNEVILDRKINPHVGFGFSHHNCLGATHARQIMNILVNTLAEKVTSIDIIDYKENIEDLDEFKRKVGYDKLTVKFNGQ; from the coding sequence ATGAAAAAAAGTGCACTTCCAGATCCGTTTGAAACCGCCAGAAATACTAAAGGCTACGGAGAAATGAACGATCAAAACGACCCAGTTACCATGATTTTGGGGCATAAGGATGTGCGCAAATGTGCGCATAATTGGAAAACGTTTCAATCGGGCGCCACACCGGGCCGTATTGTGGTGCCTTCGGAAGTCAATATCCGAGATACCCGCCAAATTCCTTTTGAAGTAGATCCACCAGAACACAAAGGCTACCGTGCCATCGTGGAACCTTGGTTTAAAAGGCCTTTAGAGGCTGATTATACGGCTGCTTTAACCAAGCAAATCAACGCCATTGTTGATGAAGTGCTTACCAAAGATGCCGTGGAAGTTGTAGAGGGTTTTTCATTACGTTTGCAGTCACGGGCGTTAACCTTGTTATTGAACACACCTTATGAAGAAGCAGAAACCTGGATCTCTTGGGGAACACATGTTTTTAGAAGCGAAGGAAATGCATTGGATGGAGAAAAGGCAAATATTCTCTATGATTATATAGATGAAAATATAAGTAAAGCCATTGAGAACCCAGGTAATGATTTATATTCCATGCTTTTAAAAGCTACCCTAGACGGTAAAAAACTAACCCGCGAAGAAATAAAAGGCGTTGTGGTTTTAACCTTTTCAGGAGGTAGAGATACTATTGTCAATGCAGTAACTAACGCTATTGCGTATTTTGCTGAACATCCAAAATCGCTTCTTAAATTAAAAAATGAACCAGAAATTGCTTGCAAAGCGGTTGAAGAATTGATTCGTTATTTTTCGCCATTAACCCATATGGGGCGTGTAGTTACAGGAGATACCGAAGTATGCGAACATGCAGTAAAAGCAGATTCTCGTATTTCTTTATGTTGGGCATCGGCAAATCGTGATGCTAGAGTATTTGAAAACCCAAATGAAGTTATTCTAGACCGAAAAATCAATCCACATGTTGGCTTTGGTTTTAGTCATCATAATTGTTTGGGGGCAACGCATGCAAGACAAATCATGAATATTTTGGTGAATACTTTGGCAGAGAAAGTGACGTCTATTGATATTATAGATTACAAAGAAAATATTGAAGATTTGGATGAATTTAAACGTAAAGTGGGTTATGATAAACTTACTGTTAAGTTTAATGGACAATAA
- a CDS encoding 2Fe-2S iron-sulfur cluster-binding protein has protein sequence MAKITFITTDNKTITLEGTSGSVMQLAVDNSVPGIDGDCGGVCSCATCHVHVAPEHQTKTGEATEIETDMLELNDYANEQSRLCCQIEISDALDGIVLQVAESD, from the coding sequence ATGGCAAAAATAACATTTATAACAACAGATAATAAAACGATTACTTTAGAAGGAACATCGGGTTCTGTAATGCAACTAGCAGTAGATAATAGCGTTCCTGGCATTGATGGCGATTGCGGAGGCGTATGTTCTTGTGCTACTTGCCACGTTCACGTAGCTCCAGAACATCAAACAAAAACTGGAGAAGCTACCGAGATTGAAACGGATATGTTAGAGCTAAACGATTACGCAAATGAGCAGAGTCGTCTATGTTGCCAAATTGAAATCAGTGATGCACTTGACGGTATCGTACTCCAAGTTGCAGAATCAGATTAA
- a CDS encoding FAD-dependent oxidoreductase yields the protein MSDILTKESICVVIGASHAGVNLAFSLRKEGWEGSILLFDKDPEIPYHRPPLSKTYLSNEEVNVLKSAESYQKENINLNLGVLVRSINRTDKTIMLSDGTNQAYDKLVLATGARPIIPPISGIETATHLYPLRTAEDVGHIRNAFHTSKNKRVVILGGGYIGLETAASIKKLGGTVTVLERETRILARVTAPEMSDFFMNLHAENGVEVLTDKNVTAINGTNGVNMVICTDESQFEADIIVIGVGIRVNSELANSAGLVIENGILVDETACTNDKDIFAIGDCTFHYNPHYNRHVRLESVQNAVDQAKVAAAAICDKHPVYNTIPWFWSDQYDAKLQMVGLSEGYNETLIRKEESESTKISIWYFKDDILLAVDAINNPKAFVLGTKFIKDGSKIDKSKLVDVSVPLKPDELLFL from the coding sequence ATGTCAGATATTCTTACTAAAGAATCAATTTGTGTCGTTATTGGCGCTAGTCATGCAGGAGTAAATCTCGCTTTTTCATTACGTAAAGAAGGTTGGGAAGGTTCTATTCTTCTTTTTGATAAAGATCCTGAAATTCCTTATCATCGTCCACCGCTTTCAAAAACATACCTAAGTAATGAAGAAGTGAATGTGTTGAAATCTGCTGAAAGCTACCAAAAAGAGAATATTAACTTGAATTTAGGGGTTTTAGTAAGGTCAATAAACCGAACAGATAAAACGATTATGTTAAGTGATGGTACTAATCAAGCTTATGATAAGTTAGTTTTAGCAACAGGGGCGCGTCCAATAATACCGCCAATTTCAGGAATAGAAACAGCAACTCATTTATATCCTTTAAGAACGGCAGAAGATGTTGGACATATTCGTAATGCGTTTCATACCAGTAAAAATAAACGTGTTGTTATTTTAGGAGGTGGATATATTGGTTTAGAAACGGCAGCTTCTATAAAAAAGTTAGGTGGAACGGTAACCGTTTTAGAACGTGAAACACGAATTCTGGCTCGTGTTACAGCCCCAGAAATGTCTGATTTCTTTATGAATTTGCATGCTGAAAACGGGGTAGAAGTGCTAACAGATAAAAATGTTACTGCAATAAATGGTACCAATGGTGTAAATATGGTTATTTGTACTGATGAATCTCAATTTGAAGCAGATATTATTGTTATAGGTGTTGGTATTCGTGTGAATTCAGAATTAGCAAACTCAGCAGGACTGGTTATTGAAAATGGTATTTTGGTAGATGAAACGGCATGCACCAACGACAAGGATATTTTCGCTATTGGAGATTGTACCTTTCATTATAATCCACATTACAACCGCCATGTACGCTTGGAATCTGTTCAAAATGCGGTAGATCAAGCTAAAGTGGCTGCGGCCGCCATTTGTGATAAACATCCCGTTTATAATACCATACCTTGGTTTTGGTCTGATCAGTACGATGCTAAATTGCAAATGGTCGGTTTGTCTGAAGGCTATAACGAAACTTTAATTAGAAAAGAAGAAAGCGAAAGTACTAAAATATCAATTTGGTATTTTAAAGATGATATATTGTTGGCAGTTGATGCCATTAATAACCCGAAAGCTTTTGTATTGGGAACTAAATTTATTAAAGACGGCAGCAAAATAGATAAATCTAAATTAGTGGATGTATCTGTTCCTTTAAAGCCAGATGAATTGTTATTTTTATAA
- a CDS encoding alpha-L-fucosidase: protein MKTEHALIVLVCCFILNSCKEEKRDKTTQESETVINYTSDWKSLKRHETPEWFLDAKFGIYCHWGPYSVPEYENEWYAHWMYVNKDNPEAKDGKATKFYEHHVKTYGTLDTFGYKDFIPMFTAEKFDAAEWAELFKNAGAKFAGPVSEHADGFAMWDSDLTTWDAKDMGPKRDIMGELAEEIRKRDMKFIATFHRHWLLGWYPTWDETTDASNPEYAGLYGPKMKKGDFQYPPNPHDIDAGIEKYYPLADEKFNKEWLARLKEIVDKYDPDLVWFDNKMDVIGESYRKDFLSYYYNHAEKNKQEVVSTYKFYDFAKGSAVLDLERSRMSEKQDFPWLTDDSIDWKSWSHISNPNYKSANRLIDFLVDVVSKNGAVLLNITPKANGEIPEPVKERLLEMGEWLKINGEAIYGTRPFKIYGEGKAQVVEGHLSENQNPNNTSDDIRFTTKGDILYATVLDWPKNNKTVISNLKHGSEYYAKTIKTVELLGYDGNIEFDVKADGLHIYLPEKQVGKHAFVFKVLSE from the coding sequence ATGAAAACAGAACATGCGCTTATCGTACTTGTTTGTTGCTTTATTTTGAATTCCTGTAAAGAGGAAAAAAGAGATAAGACAACTCAAGAATCGGAAACAGTAATTAATTACACTTCGGATTGGAAATCCTTAAAAAGGCACGAAACACCCGAGTGGTTTTTGGATGCTAAATTTGGAATATATTGCCATTGGGGCCCCTATTCCGTTCCTGAGTATGAAAACGAATGGTATGCCCATTGGATGTACGTCAACAAAGATAACCCTGAAGCTAAGGACGGAAAAGCGACCAAGTTTTATGAGCATCATGTAAAAACCTATGGAACATTAGATACGTTTGGTTACAAAGATTTTATTCCCATGTTTACAGCTGAAAAGTTTGATGCTGCTGAATGGGCTGAATTATTTAAAAATGCTGGAGCAAAATTTGCAGGCCCTGTGTCCGAACATGCCGATGGTTTTGCCATGTGGGATAGTGATTTAACAACTTGGGACGCCAAAGACATGGGGCCCAAACGGGATATCATGGGGGAACTCGCTGAGGAAATCAGAAAGCGAGATATGAAATTCATCGCTACGTTTCACAGGCATTGGTTATTGGGATGGTATCCGACTTGGGATGAAACAACAGATGCATCAAATCCAGAATATGCTGGTTTATATGGCCCAAAAATGAAAAAAGGCGATTTTCAATATCCACCAAATCCTCATGACATTGATGCAGGTATTGAAAAATATTACCCTTTAGCTGATGAAAAATTTAATAAAGAATGGTTAGCTAGATTAAAAGAAATTGTTGATAAATATGACCCCGATTTGGTGTGGTTTGATAATAAAATGGATGTAATTGGTGAATCTTACAGAAAAGATTTTTTAAGTTACTATTACAATCATGCTGAAAAAAATAAACAAGAGGTGGTTTCAACCTATAAATTTTATGACTTTGCAAAAGGGAGTGCCGTATTGGATTTAGAGCGGTCTAGGATGAGCGAAAAACAAGATTTTCCGTGGTTGACTGATGATTCCATCGATTGGAAATCTTGGTCACATATCAGTAACCCCAATTATAAATCAGCCAATAGGCTCATCGATTTTTTAGTGGATGTGGTAAGTAAAAATGGAGCCGTTTTGTTAAACATTACGCCCAAGGCCAATGGTGAAATTCCTGAACCTGTTAAAGAACGTTTATTGGAAATGGGCGAGTGGTTAAAGATAAATGGAGAAGCTATTTATGGCACACGACCCTTTAAAATTTATGGCGAAGGAAAAGCCCAAGTCGTTGAAGGGCATTTAAGTGAAAATCAAAATCCAAATAACACATCTGATGATATTCGTTTTACGACAAAAGGAGACATTTTATATGCCACCGTTTTAGATTGGCCAAAAAATAATAAGACTGTTATTTCAAATTTAAAACATGGAAGTGAATACTATGCCAAAACAATAAAAACTGTTGAGTTATTAGGTTATGATGGGAACATAGAATTTGATGTAAAAGCAGATGGGTTGCATATTTATTTACCAGAAAAACAGGTTGGCAAGCATGCTTTTGTGTTTAAGGTTTTATCGGAATAA
- a CDS encoding T9SS type A sorting domain-containing protein, whose protein sequence is MMKKLLTLTLVFLFATFAMHGQIDIFDMEITTPATKPDVVLEPSGPGAATKPTVTSVPDPDGTRTGNSVEYVKTTGCGGWNALQAKYDGTTELGSYNLDTTRFFKFKVRSKDKTTFAIQIQIGSPDPGNFIINKTVTIPLDTWVEYEINLSGTPGSPVDSDVTINAPAAFNTFTRFRFDSTVAGAGETYYIDDVSASSSATLGAKDFKLTNVSVYPNPTTNKLTISTKEQFNFVRIYDIIGKTVKTFNNTKVLNISDLNTGLYFLKTDTGLQAKFVKN, encoded by the coding sequence ATGATGAAAAAATTACTCACATTAACTTTAGTATTTCTATTTGCAACTTTTGCAATGCATGGACAGATTGATATTTTTGACATGGAAATTACGACTCCTGCAACCAAACCAGACGTTGTACTTGAACCTTCTGGACCTGGCGCAGCAACAAAACCCACTGTAACATCAGTGCCCGACCCAGATGGTACCCGAACAGGAAACAGTGTTGAATATGTTAAGACCACGGGCTGTGGAGGATGGAATGCTTTACAGGCAAAATATGATGGAACTACAGAACTGGGTAGTTATAATTTGGATACAACTAGATTTTTCAAATTTAAAGTCCGTTCTAAAGATAAGACAACCTTTGCTATACAAATTCAAATAGGCAGCCCTGATCCTGGTAATTTTATTATAAATAAAACTGTTACAATACCATTGGATACATGGGTAGAGTATGAAATTAATTTGAGTGGAACTCCTGGAAGTCCTGTAGATTCTGATGTAACAATTAATGCTCCAGCTGCATTTAATACTTTTACTAGATTTCGTTTTGACAGTACAGTTGCCGGAGCTGGAGAAACTTACTACATAGATGATGTTTCTGCTAGTTCTTCTGCAACTTTAGGAGCTAAAGATTTTAAGTTAACTAATGTTTCAGTATATCCTAACCCTACAACAAATAAATTAACAATTTCAACTAAAGAGCAATTCAACTTTGTTAGGATTTATGATATTATTGGTAAAACAGTTAAGACATTTAACAATACTAAAGTATTAAATATATCTGATTTGAATACTGGTCTATATTTCTTAAAAACCGATACAGGTTTACAAGCTAAGTTTGTGAAAAACTAA
- a CDS encoding T9SS type A sorting domain-containing protein: MNKILQFLCLIILPLNAMLFAQNVYVATNGNDSNDGSIGSPYKTFNKAISVMFAGDVCIIRGGIYEEKLLVNKSGSAGNYLTFKAASGENVEIRATSQVNGWQLHAGNIYKANVNMTITSRYRAVFHNDEFMDLARWPNNIDNNRWTVNSIPVTGGDGSHFLASGIPNIDWTGGLVYYLGAHSGTSWTRTITSSTTSRIDHTGVNINTWPFNPHNPGVWRNYPNNNRGQLYLFNKLEALDYAREWYYDSATQTLYFQSANGTMPIDGEVEFTTERYAAELNGNYIQVEDIDFFGGSVLIKGTNNNFVNNAITHGTALHDDLTNTSANMGNAALEVRGANTWVKGCTINHSSANGITVEKWSGAHNSTIEENYISNIDYLGIHTTPIRSLADNVKVLKNTIVNAGRDGMYVSGDNCEVAYNDVSFSELINSDSGVFYTVGGATLKNTEIHHNWFHDATAPSYSHEVGGPGKAAGIYLDNNSKGYTVHHNVVWNVSWSGYQVNWNNTDLDFFHNTIWDAERAMDSWVNGYAQQNNKVYNNFASTGTWFAGNGPAEFDIQDNLITAVSPFEDANNLDFMPKSGSVVVDQAMVISGFVKPYKGSAPDIGAYERGGTMWTAGVNAIEDTGEPLSVSEFDVATGLKIYPNPTSDFLNIGFSDNQNLDKASVEIYSIMGNLLKSISSKEITASAAIPVQDLSAGIYLIKVTSQQGTYTGKFVKK; encoded by the coding sequence ATGAATAAAATTCTACAATTTTTATGCCTTATTATTTTACCATTAAATGCTATGCTTTTTGCACAAAACGTATATGTGGCAACCAATGGTAACGACTCTAATGATGGTTCTATTGGGAGCCCATACAAAACATTTAATAAAGCTATTTCGGTAATGTTTGCAGGAGATGTTTGTATTATAAGAGGTGGTATTTATGAGGAAAAACTCCTAGTAAACAAAAGCGGAAGCGCAGGAAACTATTTAACCTTTAAAGCGGCTAGTGGTGAAAATGTAGAAATCAGAGCCACTTCTCAAGTAAATGGGTGGCAATTACATGCCGGGAATATTTATAAGGCGAATGTAAATATGACTATTACGAGTAGGTATCGTGCAGTTTTTCATAATGACGAATTTATGGATTTGGCAAGATGGCCAAATAACATAGATAATAATCGATGGACTGTTAATTCTATACCTGTAACTGGCGGAGATGGGTCGCATTTTCTTGCCAGTGGTATTCCTAATATTGATTGGACTGGCGGCTTGGTTTATTACCTTGGAGCACATTCTGGAACAAGTTGGACAAGAACCATAACCAGTAGTACAACATCTAGAATAGACCATACAGGAGTAAATATTAACACTTGGCCTTTTAATCCACATAATCCTGGAGTTTGGAGAAACTATCCAAACAATAATAGAGGACAACTCTATTTATTTAACAAATTGGAAGCATTAGATTATGCCAGAGAATGGTATTATGATAGCGCTACTCAAACACTTTATTTTCAATCTGCTAATGGCACTATGCCCATAGATGGCGAAGTGGAGTTTACAACCGAAAGATATGCAGCGGAATTAAACGGGAACTATATACAAGTAGAAGATATTGATTTTTTTGGAGGAAGCGTACTAATTAAAGGAACTAATAATAATTTTGTGAACAATGCCATTACACATGGCACGGCATTACACGATGATTTAACCAACACTTCTGCAAATATGGGAAATGCTGCACTAGAAGTTAGAGGAGCAAACACATGGGTTAAAGGCTGTACCATAAACCATAGTTCTGCAAATGGCATAACTGTAGAAAAATGGTCTGGCGCACATAACTCAACTATAGAAGAAAACTACATAAGCAATATTGATTATTTAGGAATACATACCACACCAATACGTTCGCTAGCCGATAATGTTAAAGTATTAAAAAACACCATTGTTAATGCTGGAAGAGACGGTATGTATGTGAGTGGAGATAATTGTGAAGTAGCCTATAATGATGTGTCTTTTTCGGAATTGATAAATAGTGATTCAGGTGTGTTTTATACGGTAGGAGGAGCGACTTTAAAGAATACAGAAATACACCATAACTGGTTTCATGATGCTACTGCACCAAGCTATTCCCATGAAGTTGGCGGGCCTGGGAAAGCAGCAGGTATTTATTTAGATAATAACAGTAAAGGATATACAGTTCATCATAACGTGGTTTGGAATGTGTCTTGGAGTGGTTATCAGGTGAATTGGAATAATACTGATTTGGACTTTTTCCATAATACCATTTGGGATGCCGAACGTGCCATGGATTCATGGGTAAATGGCTATGCGCAACAAAACAATAAAGTATATAATAATTTTGCGAGTACGGGAACTTGGTTTGCAGGTAATGGACCAGCAGAGTTTGATATACAGGATAACTTGATAACCGCCGTTTCTCCTTTTGAAGATGCCAATAATCTGGACTTTATGCCAAAGTCGGGTAGTGTCGTGGTAGATCAAGCCATGGTTATTTCTGGGTTTGTTAAACCTTATAAGGGCAGCGCGCCAGACATAGGAGCCTATGAAAGAGGTGGCACGATGTGGACTGCTGGCGTAAATGCTATTGAAGATACAGGAGAACCACTTAGCGTTTCAGAATTTGACGTGGCTACGGGTTTAAAAATATACCCTAATCCAACAAGTGATTTTTTGAATATTGGATTTTCAGATAATCAAAATCTTGATAAAGCTTCAGTAGAAATTTATTCTATAATGGGAAACCTTTTGAAATCTATTTCATCTAAAGAAATAACAGCGAGTGCAGCCATTCCTGTACAGGATTTATCAGCAGGGATTTACTTGATAAAAGTAACATCTCAACAGGGTACTTATACAGGTAAATTTGTAAAGAAGTAA